The Primulina tabacum isolate GXHZ01 chromosome 16, ASM2559414v2, whole genome shotgun sequence genome window below encodes:
- the LOC142529622 gene encoding uncharacterized protein LOC142529622 translates to MMMWFQSLEKGNNQYLVQQRVPPPSPLFSQVKRQRLLVLLIIFLSTIWIRLLVKESRRKQKIQRNMMSQKKVRDSVVQYFVKWMYDAGIPFNAVKYDSFKEFCRAASYCTHDWKPPSYHEVRVTYLNKEIQSTKILLKEYEADYKKYGCSLMADGWTDGKNRTLINFLVNGPRGTIFLESVDASGFSHTGLKLFDLLEKYVEQIGPKNVVQLVTDNASANISAGKYLTIRFPHIFWTPCAAHCLDLMLEDLFKIPVLKKVYERGMMVNGYIYNRPQVLNMMREFTGQREMVRAGKTRFATAFLTLKRFQKQKVNLRKMFTSEKWNTSRFAKEVEGKRATEIILMPSFWNHVVYAIKVGGPIIKVLRLVDGEKKPAMGYIYEAMDRAKEAIALAFNNNEEKYQKIFEIIDKRWTDQLHKPLHAAGYFLNPEFFYTNPEIEKDAEVMKGLYECVEKMCEDVDVQDKITYQLSKYKNADGLFGGSMAIRHRNKLSPAEWWLAYGSTTPQLQDFAVRILSLTCSASGCERNWSMFQHLHSKRRNRLAQKRLNDLVFIKYNRALKRRYDLRDKIDPISLDDIDDSNEWLMGGLDNEENNLVFGDDDLTWGDVGRAAGVGEPIYGFRSRASSSSNEVRAFTSKTTRKRPISHLLDEEEEEIDVDQESGEDQEEYKSESSRDSDDSIEEDELDLDD, encoded by the exons atgatgatgtGGTTCCAATCCCTCGAAAAGGGAAACAACCAATATTTAGTTCAACAGCGAGTTCCGCCGCCATCCCCCCTGTTTTCTCAAGTCAAAAGACAAAGACTGTTGGTCCTCTTGATTATTTTTTTGTCAACAATATGGATCAGGTTGTTAGTCAAGGAAAGCAGAAGGAAGCAAAAGATTCAAAGAAATATGATGAGTCAGAAAAAAGTGAGAGACTCTGTGGTACAGTATTTTGTCAAATGGATGTACGATGCAGGTATTCCGTTCAATGCTGTAAAGTATGATAGTTTTAAGGAATTTTGTAGAGCTGCATCTTATTGTACTCATGATTGGAAGCCCCCAAGTTACCATGAAGTTAGggtaacttatttaaataaagaaatacAAAGTACGAAAATCCTTTTGAAAGAGTACGAGGCAGACTATAAAAAATATGGATGTTCATTAATGGCTGACGGATGGACTGATGGAAAAAATAGaactttgattaattttttggtGAATGGTCCAAGAGGGACAATATTTTTGGAATCTGTGGATGCATCCGGCTTTTCTCATACCGGTCTCAAGTTGTTTGACTTACTTGAAAAGTATGTGGAGCAAATTGGTCCAAAGAATGTTGTTCAACTGGTTACAGATAATGCCTCTGCAAATATTTCAGCAG GGAAGTATTTGACGATAAGATTTCCACACATATTCTGGACTCCATGTGCTGCCcattgtttggatttaatgCTTGAAGATTTGTTCAAAATTCCTGTACTGAAGAAGGTTTATGAAAGGGGGATGATGGTGAATGGCTATATATATAATAGGCCACAAGTCTTGAACATGATGAGAGAATTCACAGGTCAAAGAGAAATGGTTAGGGCTGGGAAAACTCGTTTTGCCACTGCTTTTTTGACATTAAAAAGGTTTCAAAAACAGAAGGTGAATTTAAGAAAGATGTTCACTTCAGAAAAGTGGAACACGAGTCGATTTGCGAAGGAGGTAGAAGGTAAACGTGCAACAGAGATTATATTGATGCCTTCGTTTTGGAATCATGTTGTTTATGCCATTAAAGTTGGTGGCCCAATTATTAAAGTGCTTCGATTAGTTGATGGTGAAAAAAAACCTGCCATGGGGTATATATACGAGGCTATGGATCGAGCTAAGGAGGCTATTGCTTTGGCTTTCAACAACAATGAAGAGAAGTACCAAAAGATTTTTGAAATCATTGATAAAAGGTGGACGGATCAGCTTCATAAGCCTTTGCATGCAGCTGGTTACTTTTTGAACCCGGAATTCTTTTATACGAATCCTGAGATAGAAAAAGATGCTGAAGTTATGAAGGGGTTGTACGAGTGTGTTGAAAAGATGTGTGAAGATGTTGACGTTCAAGATAAAATCACATATCAACtctcaaaatataaaaatgctgATGGGCTTTTTGGCGGTTCTATGGCTATTAGACATAGAAATAAATTATCACCAG CTGAATGGTGGTTGGCTTATGGTTCTACGACCCCACAATTGCAAGATTTTGCTGTGAGAATTCTCAGCCTTACGTGCAGTGCTTCTGGTTGTGAGCGGAACTGGAGTATGTTTCAACAT CTTCATTCGAAAAGAAGAAACAGGTTGGCGCAGAAGCGTTTGAATGATCTAGTCTTCATTAAATATAACAGGGCATTGAAACGTCGATATGATTTGCGCGACAAAATTGATCCTATTTCATTGGATGATATCGATGATAGCAATGAATGGTTGATGGGAGGATTGGACAATGAAGAAAATAATCTAGTCTTTGGGGATGATGATTTGACATGGGGTGATGTAGGCCGAGCGGCTGGGGTTGGGGAGCCGATTTATGGTTTTAGATCTCGTGCTTCATCTTCTTCAAACGAGGTAAGGGCATTTACATCCAAAACAACCAGAAAAAGGCCAATTTCACATCTTTTGgatgaagaggaagaagaaattgatgttgatcaagAAAGTGGTGAAGATCAAGAAGAATACAAGTCCGAAAGTTCTAGGGACTCTGATGATTCGATAGAAGAAGATGAACTTGATTTGGATGATTGA